One part of the Tenacibaculum sp. 190130A14a genome encodes these proteins:
- a CDS encoding ABC-F family ATP-binding cassette domain-containing protein yields the protein MNYLSVENIAKAYGERVLFEDISFGINKDQKIAFVAKNGSGKTSILNIIAGNDTPDSGQVVSRKGINIAYLAQDNKLNAELTIEETIFSTENKILPIIQQYEKALKNPDDTDEYQKAFELMEQHNAWDFETQYKQILSKLKLHDLTQKVASLSGGQKKRLALAVILINKPDLLILDEPTNHLDLEMIEWLEAFFTKEKITLFMVTHDRYFLERVCNEIIELDNGKLYKYKGNYSYYLQNKEERLALEATNLSKAKSLFKKELDWMRRQPKARTTKSKSRIDDFFEIKKKAKQRRHEHQVQLEINMERLGSKIVELHKLKKDFDDKKILDGFDYVFKKGERIGIIGKNGTGKSSFLNILTGNTPVDGGKVVVGDTVKFGYYTQKGIRVKEGQKVIEVIKEFGEYIPLTKGRKISAAQLLERFLFDRKKQYDFVEKLSGGEQKRLYLCAVLIQNPNFLILDEPTNDLDVVTLNVLESFLLDYPGNLIVVSHDRYFMDKIVDSLFVFRGEGVVENFPGNYTDFRAYEDSRVSEPKTEKKVEEKKEKAPQKGKLSYNEKREFGVLEIDIEKLQKKKVQLEGKFTNGEIPMEEINDKSIELQQIIESLEEKEERWFELSMKLEGE from the coding sequence ATGAATTACCTATCAGTTGAAAACATTGCAAAAGCCTACGGAGAAAGAGTGCTATTTGAGGATATTTCTTTCGGAATAAATAAAGATCAAAAGATTGCTTTTGTAGCAAAAAATGGTAGTGGAAAAACATCTATTTTAAACATTATTGCTGGAAATGATACTCCAGATTCTGGACAAGTAGTAAGCAGAAAAGGAATCAATATTGCCTATTTAGCTCAAGACAATAAATTAAATGCCGAGCTAACCATTGAAGAAACAATTTTCTCTACAGAAAATAAGATTCTACCTATTATACAACAGTATGAAAAGGCATTAAAAAATCCTGATGATACAGATGAGTATCAAAAAGCATTTGAGTTAATGGAACAGCACAATGCATGGGATTTTGAAACACAATACAAACAAATACTATCCAAACTTAAACTACACGATCTAACGCAGAAAGTAGCAAGTTTGTCTGGAGGGCAAAAGAAACGCTTAGCTTTAGCGGTTATCTTAATCAACAAACCAGATTTGTTAATTTTAGATGAGCCAACGAATCATTTAGATTTAGAAATGATTGAGTGGCTAGAAGCGTTTTTTACAAAAGAAAAAATAACCTTGTTCATGGTAACGCACGATCGATACTTCTTAGAACGTGTGTGTAATGAAATTATAGAATTAGATAACGGTAAGCTTTATAAATACAAAGGAAACTACTCATACTATCTACAAAATAAAGAAGAGAGATTAGCGCTAGAGGCTACCAACTTAAGTAAAGCCAAAAGTTTGTTTAAAAAAGAATTGGATTGGATGCGTCGCCAACCAAAAGCACGTACCACCAAATCAAAGTCGCGTATTGATGACTTTTTTGAAATTAAAAAGAAAGCAAAACAACGAAGACACGAACACCAAGTTCAATTAGAAATTAATATGGAACGTTTGGGAAGTAAAATTGTTGAGCTTCATAAATTGAAAAAAGATTTTGATGATAAAAAGATTCTTGATGGTTTTGACTATGTTTTTAAAAAAGGAGAACGTATTGGGATCATTGGAAAAAATGGAACAGGAAAATCATCATTTTTAAATATCCTTACTGGTAATACACCTGTAGATGGAGGAAAAGTGGTAGTAGGAGATACCGTAAAGTTCGGATATTATACCCAGAAAGGAATACGTGTTAAAGAAGGACAAAAAGTAATTGAAGTAATTAAAGAATTTGGAGAGTATATTCCGTTAACCAAAGGAAGAAAAATATCTGCAGCGCAGTTATTAGAACGCTTTTTGTTTGATAGAAAAAAACAATATGACTTTGTTGAAAAACTAAGTGGAGGAGAACAAAAACGTTTGTACTTATGTGCGGTATTAATTCAAAATCCGAATTTTTTAATTTTAGATGAGCCTACAAACGACTTAGACGTGGTTACTTTAAATGTATTAGAAAGCTTTTTATTAGACTATCCAGGAAATTTAATAGTGGTTTCTCACGATCGTTATTTTATGGATAAGATAGTAGATTCTTTATTTGTGTTTAGAGGAGAAGGAGTTGTTGAGAATTTCCCTGGAAATTACACTGATTTTAGAGCGTATGAAGATTCTAGAGTATCAGAACCCAAAACAGAAAAGAAAGTAGAGGAAAAGAAGGAAAAAGCACCTCAAAAAGGAAAGTTAAGTTATAATGAAAAGCGTGAGTTTGGTGTTTTAGAAATTGATATTGAAAAACTACAGAAAAAGAAAGTACAATTAGAAGGTAAATTTACCAATGGAGAAATTCCAATGGAAGAAATCAATGATAAATCTATTGAATTACAACAAATCATTGAGAGCTTAGAAGAAAAGGAAGAACGTTGGTTCGAGTTGTCTATGAAATTAGAAGGGGAGTAA
- a CDS encoding S8 family serine peptidase yields MKNKYFKSLVLAGAVVGFSFQAQAQNKREVDQIRSKYNLTKLESMKQNFQKKASEEKQQAIQIAQQRGWKTKITTADGRMMELQRVVDGKPIYYTTYNVDAARSTRTNHLNSGGSLGLNLMGQGMTAYVWDGGIARASHQEYDGAGGNNRFSVFDGSSSLNFHAAHVTGTIMASGVQANAKGMAPHSKVRGSDWNSDTSEATNAASNGMLVSNHSYGFATRNQFGQVQLPQHYFGGYITTSRDWDQIMFNAPNYLMVVAAGNDGNDNTANNNPTGGSGWDKLTGHSTSKNNLVVANAQDANVDASGNLVSVSINSSSSEGPTDDFRIKPDITGNGTGVYSTYQNSDTAYNTISGTSMASPNVTGSLLLLQEHHKNLNSGSFMRAATLKGLALHTADDAGASGPDAVFGWGLLNAKRAAETITKKGNQAKMEELTLTSGQTYTITVDSDGSSPLLASISWTDRPGTANTTVNSTTPVLVNDLDIRVSKGGTTYLPYKLTGPTTSAKQDNNVDPFERVDIANASGTYTITVTHKGSLTGGSQNYSLIVTGITGTPPVCNATVPTGVGTSNVTSSGADVAWTAVPNATYDVRYRQTGTSSWTTNAVSTTSTSLSGLSASTQYEVQVRSKCSSGNSSYSSSVNFTTSAPPSISCSSTVTSYPYSEGFESGDGWTQVTGDDGNWVRRTGSTPSSGTGPSSATQGSYYMFLEASTNGSTGQIGNNATAILESACFNLSGKSSATFAFKNHMYGNNVGSLKVQASSDGTNWTDVWSDSGNKGNQWNTVSVNLSSYVGSTIKLRLVGTTGNGWSSDIAVDDLSVTAVNDGPDTEAPTAPTSLAASNVAQTSLTLNWTASSDNVAVTGYDVYQGSTNLGTVTGTSTNVTGLTAATAYTFSVRAKDAAGNVSASSNTVNVTTLSTALNYCDSKGNRVTYEWIDNVELGGMTNATGANGGYGDFTSKVATLAQGSSNQMIVSAGFRSTAYTEHWAVWIDFNQNGTFDASEKVVSGSSSSANNLTATVAVPANATLGNTRMRVSMKYNSAQTACETFADGEVEDYTVNITASTASFTTFGGPRATGDPLGNEASLDLVAFPNPASDFVQVKLAAKGEMSYRIVNIVGAVVKTGRINGNNISVSDLNTGAYILEVNDGQKLLTTKLIKK; encoded by the coding sequence ATGAAAAACAAGTACTTCAAAAGTCTTGTTTTGGCAGGAGCTGTCGTTGGATTTAGTTTCCAAGCTCAAGCACAAAACAAGCGAGAGGTAGATCAAATTCGTAGTAAATACAATTTGACCAAGTTAGAATCAATGAAGCAAAACTTCCAAAAAAAAGCTTCAGAAGAAAAACAACAAGCTATTCAGATTGCACAACAACGTGGATGGAAAACAAAAATTACCACCGCAGATGGCCGCATGATGGAACTTCAAAGAGTAGTAGATGGTAAACCTATTTACTATACTACGTACAATGTAGATGCAGCAAGATCTACAAGAACAAACCACTTAAATTCTGGAGGATCATTAGGGTTAAACTTAATGGGACAAGGAATGACCGCTTATGTATGGGATGGTGGTATTGCAAGAGCTTCTCACCAAGAATATGATGGAGCAGGAGGAAACAACCGTTTCTCTGTATTCGATGGTAGTTCATCATTAAACTTCCATGCGGCACACGTAACAGGTACTATTATGGCATCTGGGGTTCAAGCCAATGCAAAGGGAATGGCACCACATTCTAAAGTAAGAGGTAGTGACTGGAATAGTGATACTTCAGAAGCAACAAATGCAGCTTCAAACGGAATGTTAGTGTCAAATCACTCATATGGATTTGCTACAAGAAACCAGTTTGGACAAGTACAATTACCACAACATTATTTTGGAGGATATATTACGACTTCTCGTGATTGGGATCAAATCATGTTTAATGCACCAAACTACTTAATGGTAGTGGCTGCTGGTAACGATGGTAATGATAATACAGCTAACAATAACCCAACTGGTGGATCTGGATGGGATAAATTAACGGGTCATTCAACTTCTAAAAATAATTTAGTAGTTGCAAATGCTCAAGATGCAAATGTTGATGCAAGTGGAAATTTAGTTTCTGTATCTATCAATAGTTCTAGTAGTGAAGGACCAACAGATGATTTCCGTATTAAGCCAGATATCACTGGTAATGGAACGGGAGTATATTCAACATATCAAAATAGTGATACAGCATATAATACAATCTCTGGTACCTCTATGGCTTCTCCAAATGTAACAGGATCTTTACTATTATTACAAGAGCATCACAAAAATTTAAATAGTGGTAGTTTCATGAGAGCTGCTACTTTAAAAGGATTAGCTTTACATACAGCTGATGATGCTGGAGCTTCTGGACCAGACGCAGTATTTGGTTGGGGACTTTTAAATGCGAAAAGAGCAGCTGAAACGATTACTAAAAAAGGTAATCAAGCAAAAATGGAAGAGTTAACTTTAACTTCTGGTCAAACATATACTATTACAGTTGATTCTGATGGAAGTAGCCCATTATTAGCTTCTATTTCTTGGACAGATAGACCAGGTACAGCTAATACTACAGTAAACTCTACTACACCAGTTTTAGTAAATGACTTAGATATCCGTGTTTCTAAAGGAGGAACAACATACCTTCCTTATAAATTAACAGGACCAACTACAAGTGCTAAGCAAGACAATAATGTTGACCCTTTTGAAAGAGTAGACATTGCAAATGCTTCAGGTACTTATACAATTACAGTTACTCATAAAGGATCTTTAACAGGAGGTAGCCAAAACTATTCATTAATAGTAACAGGTATTACAGGAACACCTCCAGTATGTAACGCAACTGTTCCAACAGGAGTAGGGACTAGTAACGTAACTTCTTCTGGTGCAGATGTTGCTTGGACAGCCGTTCCAAATGCTACTTATGATGTAAGATATCGTCAAACAGGAACTTCATCTTGGACTACAAATGCTGTCTCTACAACATCAACTTCTTTAAGTGGATTATCAGCTTCTACTCAATACGAAGTACAAGTTCGTAGTAAGTGTTCTTCTGGAAACTCTAGTTATAGTTCATCTGTAAACTTTACAACTTCAGCTCCACCATCAATTAGCTGTTCTTCAACAGTTACTTCGTATCCTTATAGTGAAGGATTTGAATCTGGTGACGGTTGGACACAAGTTACAGGAGATGACGGAAATTGGGTAAGAAGAACTGGAAGCACTCCATCTTCAGGAACAGGACCAAGTTCTGCAACACAAGGATCATACTATATGTTCTTAGAAGCTTCTACTAACGGAAGTACAGGACAAATTGGAAATAACGCAACAGCGATTTTAGAAAGTGCTTGTTTCAATCTATCAGGAAAATCATCGGCAACATTTGCATTTAAAAACCATATGTATGGTAACAACGTTGGATCATTAAAAGTTCAGGCTTCATCTGATGGAACAAACTGGACAGATGTATGGTCTGATTCTGGAAACAAAGGAAACCAATGGAATACTGTTTCTGTAAACCTTAGTTCTTATGTTGGAAGTACAATCAAATTGAGATTAGTAGGAACAACTGGAAATGGATGGTCAAGTGATATTGCTGTAGATGATTTATCAGTAACAGCAGTTAATGATGGTCCAGATACAGAAGCTCCAACAGCTCCAACTAGTTTAGCTGCTTCTAATGTAGCTCAAACATCATTAACATTAAACTGGACTGCTTCTTCAGATAATGTTGCAGTAACAGGATATGATGTATATCAAGGGTCTACAAACCTAGGAACAGTTACAGGAACATCTACAAATGTTACTGGTTTAACCGCTGCAACAGCATATACATTCTCTGTAAGAGCTAAAGATGCTGCTGGAAATGTGTCAGCTTCAAGTAATACAGTTAATGTTACTACATTATCTACTGCATTAAACTATTGTGATTCTAAAGGAAACAGAGTAACTTATGAGTGGATTGATAATGTAGAATTAGGAGGAATGACAAATGCAACTGGTGCTAACGGTGGATATGGAGATTTCACATCTAAAGTAGCAACCTTAGCACAAGGAAGTTCAAACCAAATGATTGTAAGCGCTGGATTTAGAAGTACTGCTTATACAGAACATTGGGCGGTATGGATTGACTTCAACCAAAACGGAACATTTGATGCTTCTGAAAAAGTTGTTTCTGGTTCTTCTTCAAGCGCAAATAACTTAACGGCTACTGTTGCTGTACCAGCAAACGCAACCTTAGGTAATACAAGAATGCGTGTATCTATGAAGTATAACTCAGCTCAAACTGCTTGTGAAACATTTGCAGATGGAGAGGTAGAAGATTATACAGTAAATATTACAGCTTCAACTGCTAGCTTTACTACATTTGGTGGACCAAGAGCTACTGGTGATCCATTAGGAAATGAAGCTTCTTTAGATTTAGTAGCATTCCCTAATCCAGCAAGTGACTTTGTACAAGTTAAATTAGCTGCAAAAGGAGAAATGAGCTATAGAATTGTAAACATTGTTGGTGCTGTAGTGAAAACTGGACGTATCAATGGAAATAACATCAGCGTTTCTGATTTAAATACAGGAGCGTACATTTTAGAAGTTAATGATGGACAGAAATTATTAACTACTAAGCTGATTAAGAAATAA
- a CDS encoding GEVED domain-containing protein, with the protein MKNNFKLLVGGLSLAVASTIGYKEFQSYEAQKEIENKRQIHEAFLENSPYKETLKWDKKTRKLNGLPPNRYFEQMAELTMNPATGELEQGNVTKLRQELVNMRQSLKNPGDNTNAWVERGPNNVGGRTRVIMFDPNDATNNKVYAGGVSGGLWVNNNISSASSQWQRVQNVPGNLSVTSITVDPRNSNTWYVGTGEQYTAGDVVGNGVYKTTDGGTTWTAVNIPAAGGGTINHNATNVFLSGIHYVNDVLAWDNGTSTELFVAVGAHVYGASSSPRNWLGLQSAGLYRSTDGGANWNRIETAGMRYDFNGNNYYYIPNDLEVGADNKIWMGTINSALGQGGGRVFSSANGSAWTEAAASPLTESNRVEIEPSASNANKLYVLAQGTTSAAPVRIFKTTNGFSSVSTVSLPNDADTNIAANDFCRGQAFYDLVIEADPSNDNTLYVGGIDLFKSTNGGNSWSQLSHWYGGFGISNNVHADQHSIAFGNNSSTKMLFGNDGGIYYSGNAGSSIGVRNNGYNVTQFVKAGIGPDGSGDTNGIFSAGAQDNGTQAFRNASAGINSSTELSDGDGFYTFVDKDGQYMIATYVHNVIYRFNLPWNGLGRRQGGATTLSSDQSTGDFVNQMGYDSDANRLLSNNSTSSANAILSVNVASNSKGTLSNSLLDAKPTAFRASPFTANRWFVGLANGKLLKLSSVGNSSATFASVTTPFVGSVSSVRFGATENDIFVTIHNYGVTSVWATSDGGANWVNKEGNLPNIPVRDFLQNPLDRNEAIVATQLGVWATSNFNAASPNWSQSYNGMSDVSVTSLDYWNVNGTNTQNKIIASTYGRGVFTGTFTANTVADTQAPTAPSSLAASNIAATSLTLNWNASTDNVGVSGYDIYSGTTKLGTSTTTSYNVTGLSASTAYTFTVRAKDAAGNESTASNAVNVTTTAITISCSSTITSFPYAEGFESGDGWTQVTGDAGNWVRKSGSTPSSGTGPSSATEGSNYMFLEASSNSSPGQIGSNATAILESACFDLTGKSSAAFTFKNHMYGNNVGSLKVQASSDGAAWTDVWSDSGNKGNQWNSVSVNLSAYLGANVKLRIVGTTGNGWSSDIAVDDLAVTAVNEGADTQAPTAPTSFAATNVAQTSLTLNWSASTDNVGVTGYDVFQGSTKLATVTTTTYNVTGLTAATAYTFSVKAKDAAGNESASSTINVTTQANTTVTYCDSKGNRSTYEWIDNVELGGMTNATGDNGGYADFTSKVATLVQGSSNQMVVSAGFRSSSYTEHWAVWIDFNKNGTFDASEKVVSGSSSSANNLTSTVAVPADAVLGNTRMRVSMKYNSAQTACETFADGEVEDYTVNIVASASSIFNVSSITSGTTEQLGNERSIELLAFPNPAKDFVTVKLGSKVDNLSYNMINSLGAVIKRGELNSSAIDVSDLNTGIYILQVNDGQKTMTTKLLKK; encoded by the coding sequence ATGAAAAATAATTTCAAGTTATTGGTTGGTGGTTTGTCTTTAGCAGTAGCTTCTACAATAGGCTACAAAGAATTTCAATCTTATGAGGCACAAAAAGAGATTGAAAATAAAAGACAAATACACGAAGCATTTTTAGAAAACAGTCCTTACAAAGAAACTTTAAAGTGGGACAAAAAAACAAGAAAGCTGAATGGGCTTCCGCCTAATAGGTATTTCGAACAAATGGCAGAGTTAACAATGAACCCTGCAACAGGAGAATTGGAACAGGGAAATGTTACAAAACTTCGTCAAGAATTAGTTAACATGAGACAATCTCTTAAAAACCCAGGAGATAACACCAATGCTTGGGTAGAAAGAGGGCCTAATAACGTAGGGGGTAGAACAAGAGTTATTATGTTTGATCCAAACGATGCTACTAACAACAAGGTATATGCCGGAGGTGTTAGTGGAGGTTTATGGGTAAACAATAATATTTCAAGTGCTAGTTCACAATGGCAAAGAGTTCAAAATGTACCTGGAAACTTATCTGTTACATCTATCACAGTAGACCCAAGAAACTCTAATACTTGGTATGTAGGAACAGGAGAACAGTATACTGCAGGAGATGTAGTAGGTAATGGAGTTTATAAAACTACTGATGGTGGTACTACATGGACTGCTGTAAATATTCCAGCAGCTGGAGGTGGTACAATTAACCACAATGCAACCAATGTTTTCTTATCAGGAATTCACTATGTAAATGATGTTTTAGCTTGGGATAATGGTACTTCTACAGAATTATTTGTAGCGGTAGGAGCACATGTATATGGAGCTTCTTCTTCTCCTAGAAACTGGTTAGGATTACAATCTGCTGGTTTATATCGCTCTACAGATGGTGGTGCAAATTGGAATAGAATTGAAACAGCAGGAATGCGCTATGATTTCAATGGAAACAATTACTACTACATACCAAATGATTTAGAAGTAGGAGCAGATAACAAAATATGGATGGGTACAATAAACTCTGCATTAGGTCAAGGCGGAGGTAGAGTATTTAGTTCTGCAAATGGTTCGGCATGGACAGAAGCAGCTGCTTCTCCGTTAACAGAATCTAACAGAGTAGAAATAGAACCATCGGCTTCAAATGCAAACAAATTGTATGTTTTAGCACAAGGAACCACTTCAGCAGCTCCGGTGCGTATTTTCAAAACAACTAACGGATTTTCTTCAGTATCAACAGTAAGCTTACCAAACGATGCAGATACAAACATTGCGGCAAACGACTTTTGTCGTGGACAGGCGTTCTACGATTTAGTTATTGAAGCAGATCCAAGTAACGATAATACATTGTATGTAGGAGGGATCGATTTATTTAAATCTACCAATGGAGGTAACTCATGGAGTCAGTTATCTCACTGGTATGGTGGATTTGGTATTTCAAACAATGTACATGCAGATCAACACTCTATTGCCTTTGGAAACAATTCATCTACAAAAATGTTATTTGGTAATGATGGAGGTATTTACTATTCAGGAAATGCAGGAAGTTCTATAGGTGTAAGAAACAACGGATACAACGTTACACAATTTGTAAAAGCTGGTATTGGACCAGATGGCTCAGGAGATACTAACGGTATTTTTAGTGCAGGTGCTCAAGATAACGGAACGCAAGCTTTTAGAAATGCTTCTGCTGGAATCAATAGTTCTACTGAATTAAGTGATGGAGATGGTTTTTACACATTTGTAGATAAAGACGGGCAATACATGATTGCTACTTATGTACACAACGTTATTTATCGTTTTAATTTACCATGGAATGGTTTAGGAAGAAGACAAGGTGGAGCGACTACCTTATCTAGTGATCAAAGTACTGGAGATTTCGTAAATCAAATGGGATATGATAGTGATGCAAACAGGTTGTTATCTAATAACTCAACTTCTTCTGCAAATGCTATTTTAAGTGTAAATGTTGCTTCAAATAGTAAAGGAACATTATCAAATAGTTTATTAGATGCAAAGCCTACAGCATTTAGAGCTTCTCCTTTTACAGCAAACCGTTGGTTTGTAGGATTAGCAAACGGTAAACTTTTAAAACTTTCTAGTGTTGGTAATTCTAGTGCAACATTTGCGAGTGTTACAACTCCTTTTGTTGGGTCAGTTTCTTCGGTTAGGTTTGGAGCTACTGAGAATGATATTTTTGTAACGATTCATAACTACGGAGTTACGAGTGTATGGGCAACTTCAGATGGAGGTGCTAACTGGGTAAATAAAGAAGGAAACTTACCAAATATTCCAGTAAGAGATTTCTTACAAAACCCATTAGATAGAAATGAAGCAATTGTAGCTACTCAATTAGGAGTTTGGGCAACGTCTAACTTTAATGCAGCGAGTCCTAATTGGTCACAATCTTACAACGGAATGAGCGATGTAAGTGTTACATCACTTGATTATTGGAATGTAAACGGAACAAATACTCAAAATAAAATTATTGCTTCTACCTATGGTAGAGGAGTGTTTACAGGAACATTTACAGCAAATACTGTTGCTGATACGCAAGCACCAACTGCACCAAGCAGTTTAGCAGCGTCTAATATTGCGGCAACTTCATTAACTTTAAACTGGAATGCTTCAACAGATAATGTAGGGGTAAGTGGATATGATATTTATAGTGGAACAACAAAACTAGGAACATCGACAACTACTTCATACAATGTTACTGGTTTATCAGCAAGCACTGCTTATACATTTACAGTAAGAGCTAAAGATGCAGCAGGAAACGAATCTACAGCAAGTAATGCGGTAAATGTTACGACAACTGCAATTACTATTTCATGTTCATCAACAATCACTTCTTTCCCATATGCAGAAGGGTTTGAATCTGGAGATGGATGGACGCAAGTTACCGGTGATGCTGGAAACTGGGTAAGAAAGAGTGGAAGTACTCCTTCTTCTGGAACCGGACCAAGTTCAGCAACAGAAGGATCAAATTATATGTTCTTAGAAGCTTCTTCTAACAGTAGTCCTGGACAAATTGGATCTAATGCTACAGCAATTTTAGAAAGTGCATGTTTTGATTTAACAGGAAAATCATCTGCGGCGTTTACTTTTAAAAACCATATGTATGGAAACAATGTTGGATCTTTAAAAGTACAAGCATCTTCAGATGGAGCTGCATGGACTGATGTATGGTCCGATTCAGGAAACAAAGGAAACCAATGGAATTCAGTTTCAGTAAACTTAAGTGCTTATTTAGGAGCTAATGTTAAGTTAAGAATTGTAGGTACTACAGGAAATGGATGGTCTAGTGACATTGCTGTTGACGATTTAGCGGTTACAGCTGTTAATGAAGGAGCAGATACGCAAGCACCAACAGCACCTACAAGTTTTGCTGCTACCAATGTGGCTCAAACTTCGTTAACATTAAACTGGTCTGCTTCAACTGACAATGTTGGAGTAACTGGATACGATGTTTTCCAAGGATCAACTAAATTGGCTACTGTAACAACCACAACGTATAATGTTACTGGTTTAACAGCTGCAACAGCATATACATTCTCAGTAAAAGCAAAAGATGCTGCTGGAAATGAATCTGCTTCAAGTACAATAAACGTTACTACTCAAGCAAATACAACGGTTACATATTGTGATTCAAAAGGAAATCGTTCAACTTATGAATGGATTGACAATGTAGAGCTAGGAGGAATGACAAATGCTACAGGAGATAATGGAGGTTATGCTGACTTTACTTCTAAGGTAGCAACACTTGTACAAGGAAGTTCAAACCAAATGGTAGTTAGTGCAGGATTTAGAAGTTCATCTTATACAGAGCATTGGGCTGTTTGGATTGATTTTAATAAAAACGGAACTTTTGATGCATCAGAAAAAGTTGTTTCTGGTTCTTCTTCAAGTGCAAACAATTTAACATCTACAGTTGCAGTACCAGCAGATGCAGTATTAGGAAATACAAGAATGCGTGTATCTATGAAGTATAACTCAGCTCAAACTGCTTGTGAAACATTTGCTGATGGAGAAGTTGAAGATTATACGGTTAATATCGTGGCTTCTGCAAGTTCTATTTTTAACGTTTCTAGTATTACTTCTGGAACAACAGAACAATTAGGAAATGAAAGAAGTATTGAATTACTAGCTTTCCCAAATCCAGCAAAAGATTTTGTAACGGTTAAATTAGGTTCTAAAGTAGACAACTTATCATACAATATGATTAATAGTCTTGGAGCTGTTATTAAGAGAGGAGAGTTAAACTCATCAGCTATTGATGTTTCCGATTTAAATACAGGAATTTATATTTTACAGGTGAATGACGGTCAAAAAACAATGACTACAAAACTTCTTAAAAAATAA